One part of the Melopsittacus undulatus isolate bMelUnd1 chromosome 17, bMelUnd1.mat.Z, whole genome shotgun sequence genome encodes these proteins:
- the LOC101868249 gene encoding keratin, type I cytoskeletal 19, with the protein MAFSTRSSQWGTSSRFHSSAPSISGLTSRQTSIQRMQAPSVYGGAGGYGTHISSSTSYGQGFGGNFQLNTSDNDVLLAGNEKSTMQNLNDRLALYLEKVRSLERANSQIEKQIKEWYEKNTTDIRHDYSSYFKTIEELQNKIAAAQLENARLVLEIDNAKLAADDFRLKYENELLLRQSVESDINGLLRVRDDLTLTIPDLESQIERMNEELIFLKKNHEEDVNRLRKQVGGSVNVEVDAAPGIDLATMMENMRKQYEEMAEKNRQEAKERFEKQTEELNQEVAINFEQLQTQRREVTDRRQISQGLELELQSQLNMKKALEDTLADTEARYSYQLAQIQETVANLEAQLRQLRADMEGQNKEYSVLLDVKTRLEMEIATYRRLLEGEDTGVHYKSSKIKKIKTIVEEVVDGKVVSSQVKEFEEKM; encoded by the exons ATGGCATTCTCTACCAGAAGCTCCCAGTGGGGTACAAGCAGCCGCTTTCACTCCTCAGCTCCCAGCATCAGCGGGTTGACCTCCCGGCAAACAAGCATCCAAAGGATGCAGGCACCCAGTGTCTATGGGGGGGCTGGTGGCTACGGCACCCACAtatccagcagcaccagctatGGGCAAGGCTTCGGGGGCAACTTCCAGCTGAATACTAGTGACAATGATGTGCTGCTCGCTGGCAATGAGAAATCAACAATGCAAAACCTAAATGACCGTTTGGCTTTGTACCTGGAGAAGGTGCGTTCGCTAGAAAGGGCGAACTCCCAGATTGAAAAGCAGATCAAGGAGTGGTATGAGAAGAACACCACAGATATAAGGCATGACTATAGCTCATACTTCAAAACCATTGAAGAGCTCCAGAATAAG ATTGCTGCTGCACAACTGGAAAATGCAAGGCTTGTTCTGGAGATTGACAATGCCAAACTGGCTGCTGATGATTTTAGACTGAA GTATGAGAATGAACTCCTGCTCAGGCAAAGTGTCGAGAGTGACATTAATGGACTTCTACGAGTCCGTGACGACTTGACTTTGACAATACCTGACTTGGAGTCCCAGATTGAAAGGATGAATGAAGAACTGATTTTCCTTAAGAAGAACCATGAGGAG GATGTTAACAGACTGCGCAAACAAGTGGGGGGCTCAGTTAACGTAGAGGTGGACGCTGCTCCAGGCATAGATCTTGCAACTATGATGGAAAATATGAGAAAGCAATatgaagaaatggcagaaaagaACCGTCAAGAAGCCAAAGAACGGTTTGAAAAGCAG aCAGAAGAACTGAACCAGGAAGTAGCAATCAACTTTGAACAGCTGCAAACCCAGAGGAGAGAGGTCACTGACAGAAGACAGATCtcccaggggctggagctggaatTACAGTCCCAGCTTAACATG AAAAAGGCTTTAGAAGACACTCTGGCTGACACTGAAGCACGTTACAGTTATCAGCTAGCCCAAATACAAGAAACAGTTGCCAATTTAGAGGCCCAACTGAGGCAGCTCCGAGCTGACATGGAGGGGCAGAATAAGGAGTACAGCGTATTGCTGGACGTCAAGACTCGCTTGGAAATGGAGATTGCCACGTACCGCCGGCTGCTGGAAGGAGAAGACACTGG TGTCCACTATA AATCAAGTAAAATTAAGAAGATCAAGACAATTGTTGAAGAGGTCGTTGATGGCAAGGTTGTCTCCTCTCAGGTCAAGGAGtttgaagagaaaatgtaa
- the LOC101868081 gene encoding keratin, type I cytoskeletal 12 isoform X1, protein MALSVRTSGASRQFSSRSGLGGGSLRMSGSSGGAGFGGSGLGFGGGAGGGFGAASMLGSGSGFSGGFVSSSGGGFGSLSSGLGGGFGSGLGGGYGSVLGSAFGGGLGSGFGSGSGSGFGGGFGGAGDGGLLSGSKKETMQNLNDRLAAYLDKVRSLEDANTELERKIREWYEKSGPGTGIPGSGIDYSKYYPIIEDLRNKIINATIDNARIILQVDNARLAADDFRLKYENELALRQSAEADINGLRRVLDELTLTRADLEMQIESLNEELAYLKKNHEEELQGIQSSAFGEVSVEMDAAPGTDLTKLLNDMRGQYEVIAEQNRKEAEAWFNEKSGELKREISTNTEQLQSGKSEITDLKRTLQSLEIELQSQLAMKKSLEDTLAETEGGYCAQLSQMQLQIGNLESQLFQVRADMERQNAEYQQLLDIKSRLEMEIETYRRLLDGEFVNSGQGVTFESSSLTGCKSQTQSLDSSQDPTKTRKIKTIVEEVVDGKVVASHVKEVEEKV, encoded by the exons ATGGCCCTTTCTGTGCGCACAAGCGGTGCATCCCGGCAGTTCTCTTCTCGGAGTGGACTTGGCGGAGGATCCCTGCGAATGTCTGGCTCTAGCGGTGGAGCAGGCTTTGGTGGCAGCGGGCTTGGGTTTGGTGGTGGAGCTGGTGGAGGCTTTGGTGCTGCTTCTATGCTTGGCTCAGGCTCTGGCTTCAGTGGGGGTTTTGTGAGTAGCTCAGGTGGAGGCTTTGGGAGCTTAAGCAGCGGCCTTGGTGGAGGCTTTGGTAGTGGTTTAGGTGGTGGCTATGGCAGTGTCTTAGGCAGTGCTTTTGGTGGGGGGTTAGGAAGTGGCTTTGGTAGTGGCTCAGGATCTGGTTTTGGAGGTGGGTTtggtggtgctggggatggtggcCTTCTTTCTGgctcaaaaaaagaaacaatgcagAACCTCAATGACCGCCTGGCTGCTTATCTGGACAAAGTACGATCTCTGGAGGACGCCAATACTGAGTTGGAGCGCAAAATCCGCGAGTGGTATGAGAAAAGTGGCCCTGGCACTGGTATCCCTGGATCTGGGATTGATTACAGTAAATATTATCCTATCATTGAAGATCTTCGAAACAAG ATCATTAATGCAACTATTGACAATGCAAGAATCATTCTGCAGGTTGATAATGCGAGACTGGCTGCTGATGATTTCAGACTCAA GTATGAAAACGAGCTGGCTCTTCGCCAGAGTGCAGAAGCCGACATCAATGGTCTGCGCAGAGTTCTGGATGAGCTGACCTTGACAAGAGCTGACCTGGAGATGCAGATTGAAAGCCTGAATGAAGAACTGGCTTATCTCAAGAAGAACCATGAAGAg GAGCTCCAGGGCATCCAAAGCAGTGCATTTGGCGAAGTCAGTGTTGAAATGGATGCTGCTCCAGGAACTGACCTGACCAAGCTTTTGAATGACATGAGGGGACAGTATGAAGTCATCGCAGAGCAAAATCGTAAAGAGGCTGAAGCATGGTTCAATGAAAAA AGCGGGGAGCTGAAAAGGGAAATCTCCACCAACACTGAGCAGCTTCAGTCAGGAAAGAGTGAGATCACAGATCTAAAACGGACTCTCCAGAGCTTGGAAATTGAATTACAATCTCAGCTTGCCATG AAAAAATCCCTTGAAGACACTTtagcagaaacagaaggagGTTACTGTGCCCAGCTTTCACAAATGCAGCTTCAGATTGGGAACCTGGAGTCTCAGCTGTTCCAGGTCCGGGCTGATATGGAGCGCCAGAATGCAGAGTATCAACAACTCCTGGACATCAAGAGTCGCCTGGAAATGGAGATTGAAACCTATCGCCGCTTGCTGGATGGCGAGTTTGT GAACTCAGGACAGGGAGTTACCTTTGAAAGCTCATCCTTGACAGGGTGCAAATCTCAAACTCAGTCACTGGATTCTTCTCAGG ATCCTACCAAAACTAGAAAGATCAAGACAATTGTCGAAGAGGTGGTAGATGGAAAAGTTGTTGCATCCCATGTTAAGGAAGTTGAAGAGAAGGTATAA
- the LOC101868081 gene encoding keratin, type I cytoskeletal 12 isoform X2 — MALSVRTSGASRQFSSRSGLGGGSLRMSGSSGGAGFGGSGLGFGGGAGGGFGAASMLGSGSGFSGGFVSSSGGGFGSLSSGLGGGFGSGLGGGYGSVLGSAFGGGLGSGFGSGSGSGFGGGFGGAGDGGLLSGSKKETMQNLNDRLAAYLDKVRSLEDANTELERKIREWYEKSGPGTGIPGSGIDYSKYYPIIEDLRNKIINATIDNARIILQVDNARLAADDFRLKYENELALRQSAEADINGLRRVLDELTLTRADLEMQIESLNEELAYLKKNHEEELQGIQSSAFGEVSVEMDAAPGTDLTKLLNDMRGQYEVIAEQNRKEAEAWFNEKSGELKREISTNTEQLQSGKSEITDLKRTLQSLEIELQSQLAMKKSLEDTLAETEGGYCAQLSQMQLQIGNLESQLFQVRADMERQNAEYQQLLDIKSRLEMEIETYRRLLDGENSGQGVTFESSSLTGCKSQTQSLDSSQDPTKTRKIKTIVEEVVDGKVVASHVKEVEEKV, encoded by the exons ATGGCCCTTTCTGTGCGCACAAGCGGTGCATCCCGGCAGTTCTCTTCTCGGAGTGGACTTGGCGGAGGATCCCTGCGAATGTCTGGCTCTAGCGGTGGAGCAGGCTTTGGTGGCAGCGGGCTTGGGTTTGGTGGTGGAGCTGGTGGAGGCTTTGGTGCTGCTTCTATGCTTGGCTCAGGCTCTGGCTTCAGTGGGGGTTTTGTGAGTAGCTCAGGTGGAGGCTTTGGGAGCTTAAGCAGCGGCCTTGGTGGAGGCTTTGGTAGTGGTTTAGGTGGTGGCTATGGCAGTGTCTTAGGCAGTGCTTTTGGTGGGGGGTTAGGAAGTGGCTTTGGTAGTGGCTCAGGATCTGGTTTTGGAGGTGGGTTtggtggtgctggggatggtggcCTTCTTTCTGgctcaaaaaaagaaacaatgcagAACCTCAATGACCGCCTGGCTGCTTATCTGGACAAAGTACGATCTCTGGAGGACGCCAATACTGAGTTGGAGCGCAAAATCCGCGAGTGGTATGAGAAAAGTGGCCCTGGCACTGGTATCCCTGGATCTGGGATTGATTACAGTAAATATTATCCTATCATTGAAGATCTTCGAAACAAG ATCATTAATGCAACTATTGACAATGCAAGAATCATTCTGCAGGTTGATAATGCGAGACTGGCTGCTGATGATTTCAGACTCAA GTATGAAAACGAGCTGGCTCTTCGCCAGAGTGCAGAAGCCGACATCAATGGTCTGCGCAGAGTTCTGGATGAGCTGACCTTGACAAGAGCTGACCTGGAGATGCAGATTGAAAGCCTGAATGAAGAACTGGCTTATCTCAAGAAGAACCATGAAGAg GAGCTCCAGGGCATCCAAAGCAGTGCATTTGGCGAAGTCAGTGTTGAAATGGATGCTGCTCCAGGAACTGACCTGACCAAGCTTTTGAATGACATGAGGGGACAGTATGAAGTCATCGCAGAGCAAAATCGTAAAGAGGCTGAAGCATGGTTCAATGAAAAA AGCGGGGAGCTGAAAAGGGAAATCTCCACCAACACTGAGCAGCTTCAGTCAGGAAAGAGTGAGATCACAGATCTAAAACGGACTCTCCAGAGCTTGGAAATTGAATTACAATCTCAGCTTGCCATG AAAAAATCCCTTGAAGACACTTtagcagaaacagaaggagGTTACTGTGCCCAGCTTTCACAAATGCAGCTTCAGATTGGGAACCTGGAGTCTCAGCTGTTCCAGGTCCGGGCTGATATGGAGCGCCAGAATGCAGAGTATCAACAACTCCTGGACATCAAGAGTCGCCTGGAAATGGAGATTGAAACCTATCGCCGCTTGCTGGATGGCGA GAACTCAGGACAGGGAGTTACCTTTGAAAGCTCATCCTTGACAGGGTGCAAATCTCAAACTCAGTCACTGGATTCTTCTCAGG ATCCTACCAAAACTAGAAAGATCAAGACAATTGTCGAAGAGGTGGTAGATGGAAAAGTTGTTGCATCCCATGTTAAGGAAGTTGAAGAGAAGGTATAA